In Rhizoctonia solani chromosome 6, complete sequence, the sequence ACTTGATTCAGGTTCGAGACTATACTCAAAGATGTATTTAATGGCTTATTCATTTGCAAACTTCTGTCAAAACTGAGTTCTTCCAGCGAACCGCTTCGACAATTGATTCGGGGTCCTAACCGACCGTGTTCGATACACCATTCTCTGCGGCCTCAATTGGGTCCTTTCTAAACCTTATACGACGAGGGGCGTGAGCAGTTCGGCTCGGTCGCTCGATCAACCAACATACCTATGATAATACGAGTACAAAATATTCCCCTCGCTTGGGTAAAGGAGGAGATCGTAAATCGTTGCTGCCACGAGGCCAACGAATGGTCCCATCTAGGTAGGTTTGTACGTAATCAGAACCCATGCTCCATGATACGCCTCAAACTTACGATGGGTGCGTAGAGCCAATATTGGGCACGATAATTCCATACTAGAAATAGCTGTTAAATGCGGAGCTCCAAGGCGAGAACTAATACTTACCATCACGACCGTAACCCACAAACCAGCAGAGCAAACGAGGTCCAAGGTCACGAGCGGGATTCAAAGCAAACCTAAATGTATGACCAATACATTATTAATTATCTGGGACGTGGTTGGCTCTCACGAGTATGCCGTACATACCCGGTCTGAGAGCCGATACTCGCACTGGCTGACAAGAGTACCATGAACAATGCGAGGGGAACAATGAACCCAGGAACTGCTCCATTCCGTTTATCCGTGACCGCAAGGACGACGAATACCAGTAGGAAAGTCCCGAGTGCCTAAGAGTGCCGTCAACCACCTCAACTAATCAGGCTATTTATATATGTGCATACCTCATTGTAAAACATAGTGCTATACATCATGTTTAGCACCTGCATACAACCAGCGGAAAGATCATAAACTTACCGTTGGTCATGTAGTCGGCCTGTATGACGATGGCAATGAGCTCCGGCGTTACGGGGCAAGGATAATCTATTACGCACCGGGAATGTTGCAAAAGACTAGCAGTACCCGGAACACTTCTCACACTACCGCCCTCGTAGATGTTGATAGCAATATGGGTTTGCATATATGAGTGCAGCTCCGACACATGCACCCAGTACCTGTGCTAGCATAGCCAGGAACCTTTTCCAAGAAAATCCACGGAAGATCGCTTGTACAAGTGTTACGGCCGGTTGAGATGACCCCCCTGGAAGAACACCATCAGCCAACTTCTATATGAAGGAGAAGATAAACCATACAGAGATTCCGGACGAGACCCAAGCACCAAGTGCCAACCCTGTTCCCCACGCCAAGGACACAGTGGCGTAATTCTATTCGGTGGACTAATGTGAACTATGCAATCAGTTTTTACTGCGATGAATACTCACCCCTTTAGGTGGATGAAACTTGCGGTGAAGACGTCAACGTGCTTTGGCAGTTGACACCGAGACCGATTATCATGAAGAGCATCGTCTGAAACATGGGGCAACAGTCAAAATCAGCTAAAACAATAAACACACTACTCACGCCGATGAACTCCGCCGAAGTTCACGGATGATCGACCTGACAGAGGATGCGGGGTTGAGCCGCCTCTACGGTTTCGTGAGACGCGACGGCTGTCCTGCTGGGATAATGGTGGTATATAGCATACTGTTTAGGGCTGTGGTTCGATGGAGACGACATCGACGTTGGTGAGATGGGTGACGACGATTGGCGATTAATTCGTGCGCCTGATCGGGTGAGGTGGCAAGTCGAATAGGGCGTGGAGGAGGAATGGTAGCCATATTCTAAGGAGCTGAGGGAAAAAATAAAGAAAATACAATATAAAATTCAAACAATGGGCTAGTGGGATGGCTTGAGAGGAACTGCAGTGAGAGACATTGTATGCGCAATGCACTTGTTATATGCGTGGCCCAATGGCTCATCTTGGCCAGTGACGTCGTATACATTCTTGTCTTCTCTTTGCGTCTGAAAAAAGGCATCTTCCTTTGAGGATTTAGTCATATCTCGACCGACCAGATTTGGAGTACCCGTTGCTCTACTAATTCAATTCACGAGAGCTCCACAACCTGAACTTTATTACTCGTCGGCACCCATGATACTTGAGGTTCTTATTGAATAGTGCTAGTAATAGTAACTAATCCAATTGTAAATTAAGAGTAACCCAGACATTTGACGCGTCGAATCTCAAATCCATTTCTGAAATCAGATACGCAAAGTCATTTATATAATCACATCAGGGGATGCCATTGAGCGACTGCAAGTGTTACTAATGATTCCGTCTACACCTGGCGTGGTAGCTTGTCAATAGTAGGGCTCCGTTAGTATGGGTATTAAACATATCAAGCAGCAATCCATTGTGAACCGAAAGAACACCATGATTGGAGGGAAGCAATAATGTATATCCCGATGCTTCTTCTTCGAAGTACCTCGTGCACCATGGATAGCGGATCATAGAGGCACCCGCCGGAAATCCGACAACTGCGCCGTTTGCTTGATAACCATGTGTGTGTGTTAAAATCAATTGATTACCAGTTTTGCGGCTCCCAACTTGGGTAGACTCCTTAATATGAATGGTCCCACGGCCTATGATACTGTATTGGCATATCATGGGAACCGGCGCTTGTTTATCCTGTGCATATACTTACACCCTTCGCTGTGGACCCGTCTATTACTTCTCATAGACTAAAGTGGAAATGGTCACTATGAATTGTCTGCTTAAGGTAGTACATTAGTTACCAATAACAATATCCCTCGTAGCATTAGCAACCTATCCACGGAGACCGCCTATTGCACCCACGACCAGTACCGATTCGAAACCTACTTCAGCCCTCATGGATACCATTATAATAGGAGCATCGGTAAACACGAATGGACCATTGGACGACGCTCTGACTAACAATGACGTGGGAGGGAAAGCAATCGAAGTCGGAGGTAGCAAGGGACAACAACCTGGAACTTCCTCTGACATGTTCTGACTTCTTGTTGTCTCGCACTGGCTGCGCGCATACCAGTCTTGTGGAACTATGAACACACTTGATGGGGCAGATTGATGTTTGTAAACGATGCTGACTGATAGCATACAAGGTTAACAGCTCTCCATTTAAAAAAGTACATTCTTCACCCGGAAGacgtcatccttggaacGACAGGCATACTCCTGTTTAAAGCGTGGATTGTATCAAGCACATGATTCTCAGTAAAGATAGCGGCACAGGCCAAATAGCCGTTGCGCACCTGAAGTTCACAAAGTAGCTTCACTGGACATTGCATGGAGGATAATTTACGCCTAGATACACCTTCAATAAAGAATCGAAACAAGCACGTGGTACATCTAATCCATATTCCCGATTACTGTAATCTATCAACATGTTCCGATAACCATCCAAGGACTAATGAGGTTAATTAGTAATGTGCCATTTAACCGAACCAAAACCAAAGGGTAACCTACCTATTAACGCCACTCGGTATTTGCGCAGTGTTATCGCCAATTGAAGCCCAGATATATCCTACAGTCCAATATTTTGTTAGCATGTAGCGTAACAAACCAGAGTCATAACACTAACCCAGGTATCGCACGACGTCACCGCGGGTGTATGCCTTTTCAGAATCCCACAGGCGCAAAAGCGTCACACAGATTTCCGGGTTGTGGAGTCGGTGTCCATACAGGGGAAGTGGTCGCATCGGTAGCCGAGACGGTCGTGGAAGGAGCGCCGGAAGTGATGGTGGTAGTGACCGGGCTGGAACTTGTAGTCGGCGTTGCGGTCGTGCTGCGTGTCGTCGTACTGCTGGCTGTGGGCCGAGTACTTGTCGATGTGGATGTCGGGGGCACATATGTCGGCGAAGCACTTGCACCGCCCTGCCCGAGGTTTTTCTTGATGTTGTCGAATTGTGAATACGGTAATAGATATGGTTAGGAGTATTGTCGAGTGAACCCATATTCTGGGCGGTGATCCGAACCAAACTGTCTGATCCTGTCTTGTCTCCAGAAAGCTCCCAGAACATTCCTAGTTTGCGTAGAATCGATCGTTATTTGCTTTGCAACAAGGTAACCGGTCGAACTTACCACCAGCC encodes:
- a CDS encoding aquaporin, Major intrinsic protein family, with product MATIPPPRPIRLATSPDQAHELIANRRHPSHQRRCRLHRTTALNSRLHDQRTMFYNEALGTFLLVFVVLAVTDKRNGAVPGFIVPLALFMVLLSASASIGSQTGFALNPARDLGPRLLCWFVGYGRDVWNYRAQYWLYAPIMGPFVGLVAATIYDLLLYPSEGNILYSYYHRFRKDPIEAAENGVSNTASPGNETSYLAQKETLALLSGSARRSSGPIAPDPDPAGMQKNRTTNKSPSRAAPKATESAALVELPSADLIPSSISEPAPGRGSKVMLGPNRLKLVTDDALDSILRPSPRLGHSIYERGQNSVQAWVETSTRTSQEASRKPEEEET